DNA from Amorphoplanes friuliensis DSM 7358:
CAACGTGCAGACGACGTCGCGTACCTCCGGGGTGTCGAGCAGACCACCCAGGCCGACCACCTCGACCGGCAGGCCGCGGGCCCGCAACGCCTCCTCGATCGCCGGGATCTGGCTGCGGACCCGGACCAGGACCGCACTGGTCGGACGCTTCTCCACCGGGATGTCGCCCGGCAGCGCCTCGGGCAGGCCCGCTGCGGTCCGCCAGGCGGCGAGCATGGAGTCGGCGATCCAGGCGGCCTCGTCCGCGTACGTGGGGAGCAGTGCACACGCGACCGTGCGCCCGCCGACACGATCGGCCACCCGCTGCGCCGGGATCAGCTCGGCGACCCGGGCGCCCGCCGCCCGCAGCGGCCGGGACAGCGTGTTGGCGACCTGGAGCACCTCGGGCCGGTTGCGCCAGCTCCGCGTCAGGTTGAGCACCCACGCCTCACGCCCGCCGGGCCCGGTGAACTCGGCCGGGAACCGGTCCAACGTGCCCGCCGACGCGCCCCGCCAGCCGTAGATCGACTGGCACGGGTCGCCGACCGCAGTGACTGGATGACCGCCACCGAACAACGCGTTGAGCAGCACGACCTGCGCGTGGCTGGTGTCCTGGTACTCGTCCAGCAGCACGATCTTGAAGCGCCCGCGCTCGATCGCCCCGACCTCCGGGTGATCCCGCGCGACCCGGGCCGCACGGGCCATCTGATCACCGAAGTCCATCGCCTCGATGTCGAGTTTCCGCTGGTCGTAGAGCCGGACGAGGGGCAGCAGGGTGAGCCGGTGCCGCTGCCGCAGCAGCATGTCGGACACGTCCTTGTAGACCCGCCCGGGTAGCGCCTGCACGTCCGCGAAAAACCGCCCGGTCCACGCCGACAGGTCGTCCGGCGTCACCAGATGCTCGGCCAGCTCACCCGAGAGCGCGAGCACATCGTCGGTCACCGTCCCCGGCGCCCGGTTCAACCCGGTCATTTCTCCCGTGTACGACCGCACGAGCGAGTCGACGATCTGCCACCGCGCTGCCTCGGTCAGCAGACGTGCCGACGGTTCGTACCCGGCCCGCAGACCATGCTCGGTGACCACCCGTGCGGCGTACGAGTGGTAGGTGGCGACCGTCGGCTCCCCCGCCAGCGCATCCTGCTGGCCGAGCCGGCGCACCAGCTGGCCGAGCCTCGTGCGTACGCGATGGGCCAGCTCCCCCGCGGCCTTCCGGGTGAACGTGAGGCCGAGGATCTCGTCGGGGTGGGCGTACCCGTTGGCAACCAGCCAGACCACCCGCGACGCCATGGTCTCGGTCTTGCCGGACCCGGCACCGGCCACGACCAGCACCGGCTCGACCGGCGCGGCAATGATCGCCGCCTGCTCCGGCGTCGGCGCATGCTGCCGGAGCAGTTTGGCCAGCTCGAGCGGGGTGTACCGGGGCCCGGAATCGGCCCGGCGCCGCGGCCGGGCAGGCCGGTCGGCAAAAAGACTGGGCTGCGTCACGGCTCGACGACCTGCCGCCCCTGCCCGGAGATCGGGCAGCTGGTCCGCACCGGACAGACCCGGCACTTCGAATTCGCCACCGCGGAGAAGGTCGCCGCGGCCATGGTGTCGGCGGTGCGGCGCACCATGGCGTACGCCCAGTTCGGGTCGGTCGCCTCGGCCAGCGGAAGCTGCATCTGCTCCCGCGCCTCCTTGGTCGGGCCGAGCTGCACCAGCGCAGCCCCGCCGCTCTCCTCACCGAACTCCTGGAACGCCCCGGCATCCACCGCCGCCTGATAACCGGCGAGCTGCGCATGCTCCTCGACATCACTCGCGGAGACGGTCGTGGTCTTACCGGTCTTCAGGTCGATGACCACCAGCCTGCCCTGCTCGTCGACCTCGAGCCGGTCGACCCGCCCGGTCAGCTGGATCGGCCGCGCCGGATCGTCGAGCCGCACGGTGAACTCGTGCTCGATCGCCAGCAGCCGCCGCGGATTTTTCGCCAGCCACCGCAGCAGCTTGTCGACCATCCCCTGCGCCCGCTCCTGCTCGGGGCCGGCCAGCCACCGCGCGGCCAGCTCGATCGCATCGAACCGCGCCGAGACGTACTCGACCAGCCGCTCCCGATCGGCGTTCGCATCCTCGGCGAGCATCGCGGCCGCGTGCACCAGGTTGCCGACACCCTGCGCGGGCCCGGCCGGCGCGGCACCACCGTGACGTTCCAGCAGCCAGCGCAGGCTGCACCGCAGGGCGCTCTCCATCGAGGACGGGGTGACCTTGACGGGCTCACCCTCCTCGACCAGCGGCCGGTCGTCGGACAACTGCCGCAAACCCCACCACTCGTCGGGGTGCGCCCCCGGAACGCCCGCCGCCGCCAACCTGGCTAGCTCAGCCGCAGCGGCATGCCGCCGGGCCGGCGTCGCATCAGGAGCAACCACCGCGGTACGCAACTCGGCAACCAGCGCCGACAGGGTGAGCGCCCGCGGCGGCCGCCCGACCACCAACTCCTGCTCATCCTCCGCAACGTCAACCGGCGCGGCATCCACCCGCCCGTTCTCCTGCCGCGGCACCGTGACACCGCCCGAGCTCTCGTGCCGATGCCCCTGGCCCTCGGCCGCGCCGACCTCAGCCCAATCCGCGGCCTCCACATCGAAAAAGAGCTGGCTACCAGCCAATTCGGCGCTGTCGGCTTCGGCCTCAGCGCCGGCCATGGCGGCGAGCTCCGCACCGGGCGCGCCGCTGGGCTCTGCACCGGGCACGGCAGCGAGCTCTGCGCCGGCCACAGTGCTGGGGTTCGTGCCGGTCACGGCGGCAAGCTCAGCACCAGATGTGTCGGTGAGCTCGGCGCCGGGCTTTGTGCTGGCCATAGCGCCGGAAGCCGCGTCAGGAGCTGCCCCGACCGCGGCGTCGGACGCGGCGTCGGGAACGGCGTCAGCATTCGACTCAGCCCCAGCCCCAGGGGTGGGTGGGGGTTGGTCCCAGGGGTCCGGGTCGGGTTCGACGGGGCCCGGGTCGTCGGGGTCGGTGGGGCCGGGGCCGGGCGGGGCTTCCGGGCCAGGGCGCGAGTCGGGCAGGCCCAGCTCGGTCAGGAAGCGGCTCGGCTGTTCCTCACCGTCGGAACCGCCCACGCTGGCCGAGGCCACCGCCGTCACGATCAGGCGTTGCCGGGCGCGGGTCGCGGCCACGTAGAAGAGGCGGCGTTCCTCGTCGAGCAGCGCCGAGGTCTGGCCGACGACCGCTGCCGCGCCGGAGGCGGCGCGGCCGGCCAGGAAGTCGACCAGGCGTTCCGAGCCGAGCAGGCTGCCGCGCAGGCGGAGGTCGGGCCAGATGCCTTCCTGGACGCCGGCCAGCACGACAACATCCCATTCGAGGCCTTTGGCGGCGTGCGCGGTGAGGAGACGCACGGCCTCACCGCGGTCGGCGCTCGGCGCGATGGAGTCGGCGGGAAGGTCCTGGCCGAGCACGTGGTCGAGGAAAACCTCGGTGCGCGCGCCGGGCAGCCGGTCCACGAACCGGGCCGCCGCGTCGAAGAGCACCACCATCGCGTCCAGGTCGCGGTCGGCTGCCTCCGCACGCCACTGCCGGGCCCGGCCGCCTTCACCGCCGGGTTCGACGGGGGCGCCGCGGGTGCTCAGGGCGTACCAGCGGTCGGCGAGGCCGCTGGCCCGCCAGACGGACCAGAGCACCTGCTCGGCCGTCGCCCCGGGTCGGGCGGCGACCTCCCGCGCGGTGGCGATCAGCCGGGCGACGGTCTGTGCCGGCACGGCCCAGCGACGTTCGACAACATCGAGCCCGGCCGGATCCCGCAACGCGTCGACCAGCAGCTCTCCGGACGGCCGCCGGTCACCCGCGGCCAGGGCCAGTGCCCTCAGCCCTTGCCGGAGCCGCCGCTCGGCCAGCGGATCGGCGCCACCGAGCGGGGAGTGCAGCAACGCGACGGACGCTTCCTCGTCGAGCACGTCCGGCTCGAGCGCACAGCGCAGTAGTAAGAGGAAAGGAGCAACAGCCGGCTGCAGATGCAGCGGCAGATCCTCCGCATGGGTGACAGTCGGAACGCCCGAAGCGGCCAGCGCGCGCTGCATCGACGGCAGCTGCAAGGTCGTCGACCGCAGCACCACCGCCATCCGCGACCACGGCACACCGTGCAGCAGGTGGGCTTCCCGCAGCGCATGAGCAACAAACGCGGTCTCGCTGGTCGGCGACCGGAACGTCCGCACAACGGCCCCGGCCACCACACCTTCCTCCGCGCCGGACCGCCCACCGGCAGGCCGCCCTCCCGAAGACGCGGCCCCACCAGCGTCAGCCACCGAACCCTCTGCGGCCGACTGACCTGCGGCATCACCGGGACCGGCGACCGCCCGGCGCCCAGACGCGTCCGAAGAATCGGTCGCGCTGCCGGGGCCCGCTTGACCTGCAAGTACACCCGTCTCATCACCGGAGGCCCCCGAGGCCGCGAGACCGCCGGAGGCCACAGTCCCTCCAACGGAAACGCCCGGAACCCCGGGGCTGCCGAGGGGCCCAGCCTGATCGCCGGAAACGTCCGAGACAGCGGAACCGCCGGAGGCCGCAGTCTCTTCGCCTGAGAAGTCCGAGACAGCGGAACCGCCGGAGGCCGCAGTCTCTTCGCCTGAGAAGTCCGAGACAGCGGAACCGCCGGAGGCCGCAGTCTCTTTGCCTGAGAGGTCCGAGGCTTCGGGATCGCCGGAGGACGCAAGCTGGTCCGCGGAGGCAGGTTTGTTGCCGGAGACCACCCGGCTCGGGGGACCGGCCGCGGACGCAGCCTCACGCCCGGAGGTTGCCTGGCCTGCGGGGGCGCCCGGGGATGTGGGCCGGCTGCCCGGGGCCGGTGGGGTGGCGGGTGGGTGGAGGTGGCGGTGGCGGGTGGCGCCGCGCATCCGGCGGGACAGGCGGCCGGTTGCGGTCAGAAGAGCAGGCTCGGCCCGGTAGCTCGTGTGCAACGTGATGACCTCGGCCAGGGCACCTGATGCCGTGCGGAAGCGTTGGGGAAAGGCGCTCACGGCCTGCGGGTCGGCGCCACGGAAGCCGTAGACCGAGGAGTCCGGGTCGCCGAAGGCCACCAGGGGTGTGCCGCCGCCGGCCACCAGGGACAGCAGCTCGATCTGGGCGGGGTCGGTGTCGGCGAGTTCGTCGACGTAGACGTAGGCCAGGCGGCGGCGTTCGGCTTCGAGCAGAGCCGGGTCGTCCGTGAGGAGGCCCGAGGCGGCGCGGACCAGCTCGGCCGGGTCGTAGGCGGTCGAGCCGCGGGTGGTGGCGTCGCGCAGGGCGAGGACGGCGACGTATTCGCGGAGGAAGCGGGCGGCGGCCGGCCAGTCGTCGCGGCCGAGGCGTTCGCCCAGGCGGGCCAGCTCGACGGGGCCGATGCCGCGTTCCGCCGCTCGTTGCATCAGGTCGCGGAGCTGCTGGGCGAAGGCCCTGGTCGGGAGGGCGGGACGCAGGGACTCAGGCCAGCGGACCGTGTCCTCGGCGTCGGGGTCGCCGACGACCTCCAGCAGCTCGCGGATGATGAGGTCCTGCTCGGGGCCGGTCAGCAGGCGCGGGGAGGGCTCCCCACGCTCGGCGGCAGCCCGCCTGAGCAGGCCGAACGCGTACGCGTGGAAGGTGCGCACCAGGGGCTCGTGGAACGTGGGGCCGGAGATCCGGGCCTCGATGCGGTCGCGCAGTGCACCCGCGCCGCGGCGGCCGAAGGTGAGCACGAGGATGCGTTCCGGGTCGATGCCCTCGGCGATGCGTGCGGCGACCGCCTCGACCAGGACGGTTGTCTTGCCCGTGCCGGGGCCGCCGACCACGAGCAGCGGGCCGTCGGTGTGCTCGACGACATGACGCTGCAGCGGGTCGTCGCGCAGCGGCGCCACCGGGGTGGCGGCGCGGCGGACAAGCCGGTACGCCGGGCGGGGCACCGCCGCGGGAGTCGAGGTCACGGCACCAATGCAACCACGCGGGTACGACGGAATCCGATCAGGGCTTGCCTGTCGAGCCGCGGCTGCGGACCGGCATCGGTATGCGGCGGATCGCGGGCTCGGAGCGGCCGGCCTCGCCGAGCAGCAACTCGACCGCCTGCCAGCCGAGCTGGTAGTGCGGCAGGGAGATGCTGGTCAGCTGGGGTCGCAACCAGGCGGCGAGGTCGGAGTCGTCGAAGGACACCACCGAGACGTCGCCGGGGATGCTCAGGCCGGCCTCGCGTAACGCCTGGTAGACGCCGAGGGCAACCCGGTCGTTGAAGCAGATCAGCGCCTTGGGCGGCGGTCCGCCGGCGAGCGCTCGGGTGACCGCTTCGTAGGCGGAGTCCGGCCACCAGTCGCACTCGATCGTCCCGGCGAGTTTGATGCCCGCGGCGGTGAAGGCCTCACGGATGCCGGCGAGCCGTTCACGGCCGGCGAAGACGTGCTGGGCCGGGTTCCCGACGAGGTGGATGCCATCGCGATGGCCGCCGTCGATGACCACTTTGGCCGCACTCCAGCCGGCGGCGAGCTCGTCCGGGATGACCGAGTGGTACGCCGGTCTCGCCGCCCGGGTGAGGCAGTTCAGCAGCACCACGGGATGACCTTTGAGCAGCTTGGGGACGCGGACGTACCGGGTGAACATGCTCGCGTACACAAAGGCGTCGACCTGCCGGTCGAGGAAGTCGGAGATCAGTTTTTCCTCGACGACGGCGTCACCCTCGGTCTCGCCGATGAAGAGCAGGTGCCCGTGGGCGACCGCTGCGGCCAGACCACCGTGGATGGCCCTTCCCGCGTACGGGTCGGAGGCGAGCGTGTCGGAGACGAGCGCGATGGTCTTGGTGACCTTGGTCCGGAGGCTGCGGGCCATGAGGTTGGGCCGGTAGTCCAGCTCCTGGGCCGCGCGGAGCACCCGTTGCCGGGCATCCTCCGAGATGCGCATGTCCACGTGGCGACCGGCGAGGACAAACGACGCCGTGCTGCGGGACACACCGGCCCGTTGTGCGACCTGAAGCAGGGTCGCCCGTTGCGGGGGCATGGGAGGAGTCTTCCACGCGGAGTCGAGTACTTCTGCGCCCGTCCGCGCCTTTCGCAAAACGTGACTCTTGACGTCGGCGAGCGGCGGGTGCAGGGTCTCGCTAAACCCATCTAGCTGCAAGGGCCGGGGCGCAGCTCACCAGCCCCCTGCCGAGCCGGCAGCGCATAACGCACCGGTTCGGCAGGGCCTTGGTCGTCGAGGTCAGGCAAAGTCCGGGACGGCTCCGCGAGAGGTGTCCGCGCGACCTTCGGGGAGCTCCCAGGATTCCTGCCGGCCGAGGGCGGTCATGTCGAGGATGCCGTAGGAGCCGCCGACCTGCTCCGTCCCCCGGGCGAAGGTCGAGTAGGTGTGGAAGATGCGGTCGCCGTCGCGGAGGAAGCAGCTGAGGCCGGGCTGTTCCATGGGCTGGTCCTCGGTCTCGAGCATCCAGTCGAATCCGGCGGCACGCAGCTCGTCCGGACCGCGGAAGTTGAACTGGACCGGGGCCTTCGACGCGTCGATGGTGACGTTGAAGTCGTAGTTGAAGTCCGAGCCGGACGACGAGTACAGCGGGATGGTCCAGCCTCGCTTGGCGCGGTACTTCTCCAGCGTGGCGAGGCCGGCGCGGGCGACCACCGCGTAGACGGTGCTGCGGGCGCGCAGGTGCCCGAGCAGGCCGTCGGACAGTTCGTCGACTGCGGCCGTACAGCTGGCGCAGCCGTCCTCCCACTCCGGCGGGAACATGAAGTGCTGGACCACGAGCTGCCGCTGACCGTCGAAGAGGTCGAGCAGACTCACTTCGCCGTCCGGGCCCTCGAAGCGGTAGTCCTTGTCCAGCTCGACCATCGGCAGCTCACGGCGGCGGGTGTTCAGGGCGTCCTTCGCCCGGACCGCTTCCTTCTCGCTGGTCAGCAGCTCCCGGCGGGCGGCCGTCCACTCGTCCCGGGACACGATCTTCGGCAGCTTGTTCTCGCTCATACCGTGCAGTCGAAGCCGGCTCCGGGATTTTGCCTGGCAGTCAGGATCTTTCGATCAGGTCGAGGGCCGCCTCGATCGAGGTCACCGTAGTGATCTTGGCCAGGGCCGGGCGGCGGACGAACTCGGTCTCGGCGAGCCGGTCGAGCCAGGCCAGGAGGCCGTCGTAGAAGCCGTTCGGGTCGAGCACGATGATCGGCTTGCGGTGCAGATCCAGGGTCGCCGTCGTCCAGACCTCGAAGAGCTCGTCCAGGGTGCCCAGGCCGCCGGGCAGCGTGATGAACGCGTCCGAGCGTTCGATCATGAGGTTTTTCCGGAGGCCCATGTCGGTGGTGACGATCAGCTCGTCAGCGGCGGTGTCGGCGACCTCGAGGTCGACCAGCGACTGCGGAATGACCCCCAGCGTGTGGGCGCCACCGGCCCGGGCGCCGTCGGCCACCGCGCCCATCATGCCGACACGGCCACCGCCGGACACCAGGGTGTGGCCACGGGGGCCCAGTGCCTTTCCGAGCTGGGTCGCGAGGTCGAGCCACTGCTGGTCGAGGGTGCTGGAGGAAGCGCAGAAGACGCAGATCGCCGCCACGTCACCGGTTCCCGTTTTCGGCCAGAGCGGCGTCGGCGTCCACGATGATCTGCACCGCTTCCTCGACGTCGTCCGTCACCATCATCAGCTCCATGTCGCCCGGGCCGACCTTGCCGTCGGCGAGCAGCCTGCCCTTGATCCAGTCGAGCAGCCCGCCCCAGTACTCCGTGCCCATCAGGATCACCGGGAAGCGCGTCACCTTGCGGGTCTGGACCAGGGTGATCGCCTCGAAGAGCTCGTCGAGGGTGCCGAAACCGCCGGGGAGCACCACGAACGCCTGTGCGTACTTGACGAACATGGTCTTGCGGACGAAGAAGTAGCGGAAGTCGATGCCGACGTCGACCCAGTCGTTGAGACCCTGCTCGAACGGCAGCTCGATGCCCAGACCGACCGACATGCCGCCGGCCTCGGTCGCCCCGCGGTTCGCGGCCTCCATCACGCCCGGGCCGCCGCCGGTGATCACGGCGTACCCGGCCTCGGCCAGGGCCGCGCCCAGCTGGGCGGCGAGCTCGCACTCGGGGCTGTCCGGGGTGCTGCGGGCCGAGCCGAAAACGCTCACGGCCGGCGGCAGATCGGCGAGTGTGTCGAAGCCCTCGACGAACTCCGACAAAATGCGCAGGGCCCGCCAGGCGTCCTTGGTCTTCCACTCGCCGCGGTGATGCGAATCGAGCAACTTCTCGTCGGCGGTACTGGAGGGGATCGATTCACGCCGGAGCGTGACGGCGCCGCGATGACGCTCCGGGGGTACGCGCCTACGACCGTTGGTGCTGTCCGTCATGGCACCCACGGTAGTGCGGACGGTCCGTAACCGGTGAATAACCGGTTGGGTTTTGGCAAGAGGATTGCGACGTCGCGGCCTTTTTGCCAGATTGAAGCAACGGACGGTAGCTCTGGAGCGTCTGTACAGTTACCAAACCCGCACGGCGCAGGCACGGCGCCCGGTCTTCGGCCGGGCATCTGGGCAGAGGAGCCACCGTGATGACCCGTTACGAGCGCATGAAGATGCAGCGCCGCATGCAGCGGCGGATCCGCCTGGTGGTCGAGGAACGGCGCATGGCGCTGGCCCTGCCGCCGGCTTCCGCCGCCGACCCGGCCTACGACCCGGAAGCCACCGTGGAGATACCCCGCGGGGTCACCGACAAGACCTGAGTCACTCGTACGCGGTCAGCCATCTGTGCAGGGTGGCGGCCCCGTCCCGGATCTTCCCGATCTCCACGTGCTCGTCCTGGGCGTGCGCCAGCAGCGGATCACCGGGCCCGTAGTTCAGCGCCGGGATCCCCAGCGCCGCAAATCGCGACACGTCCGTCCAGCCCAGTTTGGCGGCCGGCTCAGCGCCGACCGCGATGAGGAAGTCGCGGGCCGGCGCCGCGGTCAGCCCCGGCAGCGCGCCCGGCGCCGAGTCGGTGACTTCCAGATCGAACCCCGCGAAGACCTCGTGCAGGTGCTCCAAGCCCTGCTTCTCCGTACGGTCGGGAGCGAAGCGGAAGTTGACCTCGACGGCGCACTCGTCCGGGACCACGTTGCCCGCGACGCCGCCGGTGATCCGGACCGCGCTGAGGCCCTCACGATAGGTGCATCCATCGATGGTGACTGTGCGCGCACGGTAGTCGTCGAGGCGGCGCAGAACCTCGCCGGCCGCGTGGATCGCGTTCACTCCGCGCCAGGCCCGGGCGGTGTGCGCGCGGCGGCCGGTGGTGCGGACGAGCACCCGCATCGTGCCCTGGCAGCCGGCCTCGACCACGCCGTACGTGGGCTCGAGCAGGACCGCGAAGTCGGCCTGCAACCACTCCGGATCCGACTCGGAGATCAACTGCAGCCCGTTGTACTGCGACTCGATCTCCTCCGCCTCGTAGAAGAGGTAGGTGATGTCGTAGCCGGGCTCGGGCAGGGTCGCCGCCAGATGCAGGGCCAGGGCGACACCCGACTTCATGTCCGAGGCGCCGCAGCCGTAGATCAGGTCGTCGACCACGGTCGACGGGAAGTTGTCGTTCAGGGGGACGGTGTCGAGATGTCCCGCGAGCACCACACGCTGCTCGCGGCCGAGGCTGGTCCGGGCCATCACGGTGTTGCCGCGACGCTCGGTGCTCAGGTGCGGCGCCTGCCGCAGTACGTCCTCGACGTGGCCGGCGATGACCGTCTCGTCGCGGGAGACGGACTCGATGTCGACCAGGGCGCGGGTGAGCTCCACGGGGTCGACGAGCACGTCAGGGGTCAGCGGGTTGGCCATGAGCGGCACATTACCGCCCGGAGATGAAGCCGTACGGCCGCACGCGGAGCGAGACGGGACGGACACGGGCAGTGGTTTCGCACTAGGATCCTCCGGTCCTTAAAGGTGGGGAGGCGCACCATGCAGGTCGACACAGCAGCGCTCCGGACGGCCGCGGTCAAGCTCCGTGACGAGGTCGCCGAACAGCTTCGACGAGCAGGCATCCAGGCCGGAGGACCCGAACGCGACTTCCGGGTCGCGGGCG
Protein-coding regions in this window:
- a CDS encoding UvrD-helicase domain-containing protein, translated to MTSTPAAVPRPAYRLVRRAATPVAPLRDDPLQRHVVEHTDGPLLVVGGPGTGKTTVLVEAVAARIAEGIDPERILVLTFGRRGAGALRDRIEARISGPTFHEPLVRTFHAYAFGLLRRAAAERGEPSPRLLTGPEQDLIIRELLEVVGDPDAEDTVRWPESLRPALPTRAFAQQLRDLMQRAAERGIGPVELARLGERLGRDDWPAAARFLREYVAVLALRDATTRGSTAYDPAELVRAASGLLTDDPALLEAERRRLAYVYVDELADTDPAQIELLSLVAGGGTPLVAFGDPDSSVYGFRGADPQAVSAFPQRFRTASGALAEVITLHTSYRAEPALLTATGRLSRRMRGATRHRHLHPPATPPAPGSRPTSPGAPAGQATSGREAASAAGPPSRVVSGNKPASADQLASSGDPEASDLSGKETAASGGSAVSDFSGEETAASGGSAVSDFSGEETAASGGSAVSDVSGDQAGPLGSPGVPGVSVGGTVASGGLAASGASGDETGVLAGQAGPGSATDSSDASGRRAVAGPGDAAGQSAAEGSVADAGGAASSGGRPAGGRSGAEEGVVAGAVVRTFRSPTSETAFVAHALREAHLLHGVPWSRMAVVLRSTTLQLPSMQRALAASGVPTVTHAEDLPLHLQPAVAPFLLLLRCALEPDVLDEEASVALLHSPLGGADPLAERRLRQGLRALALAAGDRRPSGELLVDALRDPAGLDVVERRWAVPAQTVARLIATAREVAARPGATAEQVLWSVWRASGLADRWYALSTRGAPVEPGGEGGRARQWRAEAADRDLDAMVVLFDAAARFVDRLPGARTEVFLDHVLGQDLPADSIAPSADRGEAVRLLTAHAAKGLEWDVVVLAGVQEGIWPDLRLRGSLLGSERLVDFLAGRAASGAAAVVGQTSALLDEERRLFYVAATRARQRLIVTAVASASVGGSDGEEQPSRFLTELGLPDSRPGPEAPPGPGPTDPDDPGPVEPDPDPWDQPPPTPGAGAESNADAVPDAASDAAVGAAPDAASGAMASTKPGAELTDTSGAELAAVTGTNPSTVAGAELAAVPGAEPSGAPGAELAAMAGAEAEADSAELAGSQLFFDVEAADWAEVGAAEGQGHRHESSGGVTVPRQENGRVDAAPVDVAEDEQELVVGRPPRALTLSALVAELRTAVVAPDATPARRHAAAAELARLAAAGVPGAHPDEWWGLRQLSDDRPLVEEGEPVKVTPSSMESALRCSLRWLLERHGGAAPAGPAQGVGNLVHAAAMLAEDANADRERLVEYVSARFDAIELAARWLAGPEQERAQGMVDKLLRWLAKNPRRLLAIEHEFTVRLDDPARPIQLTGRVDRLEVDEQGRLVVIDLKTGKTTTVSASDVEEHAQLAGYQAAVDAGAFQEFGEESGGAALVQLGPTKEAREQMQLPLAEATDPNWAYAMVRRTADTMAAATFSAVANSKCRVCPVRTSCPISGQGRQVVEP
- a CDS encoding LacI family DNA-binding transcriptional regulator; translation: MPPQRATLLQVAQRAGVSRSTASFVLAGRHVDMRISEDARQRVLRAAQELDYRPNLMARSLRTKVTKTIALVSDTLASDPYAGRAIHGGLAAAVAHGHLLFIGETEGDAVVEEKLISDFLDRQVDAFVYASMFTRYVRVPKLLKGHPVVLLNCLTRAARPAYHSVIPDELAAGWSAAKVVIDGGHRDGIHLVGNPAQHVFAGRERLAGIREAFTAAGIKLAGTIECDWWPDSAYEAVTRALAGGPPPKALICFNDRVALGVYQALREAGLSIPGDVSVVSFDDSDLAAWLRPQLTSISLPHYQLGWQAVELLLGEAGRSEPAIRRIPMPVRSRGSTGKP
- a CDS encoding DUF899 domain-containing protein, with the translated sequence MSENKLPKIVSRDEWTAARRELLTSEKEAVRAKDALNTRRRELPMVELDKDYRFEGPDGEVSLLDLFDGQRQLVVQHFMFPPEWEDGCASCTAAVDELSDGLLGHLRARSTVYAVVARAGLATLEKYRAKRGWTIPLYSSSGSDFNYDFNVTIDASKAPVQFNFRGPDELRAAGFDWMLETEDQPMEQPGLSCFLRDGDRIFHTYSTFARGTEQVGGSYGILDMTALGRQESWELPEGRADTSRGAVPDFA
- a CDS encoding TIGR00730 family Rossman fold protein — encoded protein: MAAICVFCASSSTLDQQWLDLATQLGKALGPRGHTLVSGGGRVGMMGAVADGARAGGAHTLGVIPQSLVDLEVADTAADELIVTTDMGLRKNLMIERSDAFITLPGGLGTLDELFEVWTTATLDLHRKPIIVLDPNGFYDGLLAWLDRLAETEFVRRPALAKITTVTSIEAALDLIERS
- a CDS encoding TIGR00730 family Rossman fold protein; the protein is MTDSTNGRRRVPPERHRGAVTLRRESIPSSTADEKLLDSHHRGEWKTKDAWRALRILSEFVEGFDTLADLPPAVSVFGSARSTPDSPECELAAQLGAALAEAGYAVITGGGPGVMEAANRGATEAGGMSVGLGIELPFEQGLNDWVDVGIDFRYFFVRKTMFVKYAQAFVVLPGGFGTLDELFEAITLVQTRKVTRFPVILMGTEYWGGLLDWIKGRLLADGKVGPGDMELMMVTDDVEEAVQIIVDADAALAENGNR
- the dapE gene encoding succinyl-diaminopimelate desuccinylase — translated: MANPLTPDVLVDPVELTRALVDIESVSRDETVIAGHVEDVLRQAPHLSTERRGNTVMARTSLGREQRVVLAGHLDTVPLNDNFPSTVVDDLIYGCGASDMKSGVALALHLAATLPEPGYDITYLFYEAEEIESQYNGLQLISESDPEWLQADFAVLLEPTYGVVEAGCQGTMRVLVRTTGRRAHTARAWRGVNAIHAAGEVLRRLDDYRARTVTIDGCTYREGLSAVRITGGVAGNVVPDECAVEVNFRFAPDRTEKQGLEHLHEVFAGFDLEVTDSAPGALPGLTAAPARDFLIAVGAEPAAKLGWTDVSRFAALGIPALNYGPGDPLLAHAQDEHVEIGKIRDGAATLHRWLTAYE